The Megalopta genalis isolate 19385.01 chromosome 8, iyMegGena1_principal, whole genome shotgun sequence sequence GTAGCATTGTTAGCGGCGGAACCGCCACCGGCGGCACCGCCGCCGGCTCCACCGCCAGTAGTCCCCCCGGTAACCCCGAGACCAACCGCACCGGCTCCACCGGCGGTGCCGGTGCCAGAGCCAGAGGCACCGCCGCCAGCAGCGCCGAGGGTGCTGCTCGCGCCGCCGCCAGCTGTGCCACCGCCGGGGCCCGGGGTGCTTGGCGAGCCAGCCTGCGGCTGTCCATAGGTCCCCACCCCACCACCGATTTGTGGCAACGGCAATCCCGCCACTTA is a genomic window containing:
- the LOC117217662 gene encoding uncharacterized protein LOC117217662, whose translation is MRDKPEMAGLPLPQIGGGVGTYGQPQAGSPSTPGPGGGTAGGGASSTLGAAGGGASGSGTGTAGGAGAVGLGVTGGTTGGGAGGGAAGGGSAANNATVTTTGQNRRGRGWGHWHRGDPSLMRGLWKSKGPLDSLGNAEAYIFLALTIGFVTVVVGCWLSDNCWSPEPEGVVTLA